The following are encoded in a window of Brettanomyces bruxellensis chromosome 9, complete sequence genomic DNA:
- a CDS encoding uncharacterized protein (MEROPS:MER0011023), producing MAIYTIQEDNQQKRLMNPRLHGRKLGSSDSPSLFRPSIHRIDANKKFRSLQVGRRRVRPTDTLTGSIRPNSTYHHKRRRLTPRPLHMDIEPVSPIRLVSPPEGASFSNSQIDESLRLAQSVLSHNKIVDISSPIKQLHRKPVYEPESPSFQDGPIPINVPDAENREKSIENVEEMQITKQKTQSEEDVTEMKVLRLFLKDGSNACRTSKPLTMFCSSKGIIIRNELDTSFINIQPSQVEIVYISEHRADFRICVILKLKEIMKGKLRTSEVTFKTVRIHLDPCSRNKYDDLVHRLEEYGAEVKVSSFSDNAGLSATSTKTFYGSERKTRLKVKDPNFVGILGSDSYMQLRSRSHRNIDYHKAHKMEIRLDLDDDQHPEDLNGKQTNVLSPDVAEIVTEAIPYRDQIVFRPPLHYKIAPKKTMIITNNDFTCLYNSNWINDSIVDFFLNFNYRKAKEAGHLGDNQVEIFNSFFFSQLANPSSVVENCYNNVKSWFKTTDDLFDHEYVIIPIMSELHWYSVIIYNLPGVKKQSMAKRRDHAIVEKKMSRLKKDDASDDSKSSVKNESPVKKDDLLGSTSQQKEPESSPSKRKELNIPKEKGLLRKRKKYFESGHIYILDSLRKMHVSVAPLLKNFLIGYAKDKYNLDLDTSDFVRHNAPIPRQKNFNDCGLHVIYNLNVFFQDPKSFQEKVLSKTARVSNDIFRPEERKRMRPTLRKVLIKLLKKQVETSGGDSSKIGTETNDTVAKEKIINGQKADADGDKASSGNDVKSDNEDDDLIIIEPKPIKDAEDDPAGRLSFPVTLKYHSVEPSSDESKKLENTSLNNFSITASKVGSLNIKDADAEISHRMNPEKTQNEDKDSEIQKKDRITDISTGDKLVESGILKMENWEKTTLGTELARNNEDNKILLENKVGNIDSTIEHHTFKDGDISGGKSSMKSKRDKKELEMVPDELLKEENLLEIGKEKKAIVRSRNMMIHKISHQREERNRIKYESEEKSMIKHDSDDLIKKESAPVLINLEQEHENVMNNVYGVKIQKEKDLDEKLLRKRGPRRLGNGGNGGKNGQLMAVDKSRRASNGTSTVDTTKAIETTGKADRKEMYKNMDTELEDDLKSAKDNISMRVGGRQEVQIWKEVNIISDKSVKDSETETQESEQSASQFEPSREASSSSGLEHDLDVSRPTEVKLQIEDRTAKKDDKKDEEVHDRSGTSTGNIGNSTEINTGTNTINIGINIGTDTGANTVINISTNAGTNAGTTGSNTSTNSDNDIDTGTDNTASDSEYDDGDGDQEWTETSYSRSKAGKRGRKRSRKRKDYSLPNGIESISARLGRRRKNMEKLNLSEQPDEREESVFSVTPVKLVETKPLVVPSSPLKGRQRKRWVKRNTKEKGQEKEKEKAQKKEKAQKKEKAQKKEQNYTVGSIAIDSNDNMISFKNPLQRPTSISFLGASKRGSRIRLRKKPGKKKRGRRGKRN from the coding sequence ATGGCCATATACACAATTCAAGAGGATAATCAGCAGAAGCGGTTAATGAACCCAAGATTACATGGAAGAAAGCTCGGAAGCTCCGATTCGCCATCACTTTTTCGACCATCCATACATAGAATTGACGCAAACAAGAAGTTTCGGTCATTACAAGTCGGCCGAAGGCGTGTAAGACCCACAGACACTCTTACGGGTTCGATAAGGCCAAATTCGACATATCATCACAAAAGACGACGGTTGACACCCAGGCCTCTGCATATGGACATTGAGCCTGTCTCGCCTATTCGGTTAGTGAGTCCGCCTGAAGGAGCATCGTTTTCTAATTCCCAAATAGATGAATCTTTGAGACTGGCGCAAAGTGTTTTAAGTCACAAcaaaattgttgatattTCATCCCCGATCAAACAGTTGCATAGAAAACCGGTGTATGAGCCTGAATCGCCTTCGTTTCAAGATGGACCCATCCCAATCAATGTTCCAGATGCTGAAAATAGAGAGAAGAGTATCGAAAATGTGGAAGAAATGCAAATTACAAAGCAGAAAACGCAAAGCGAGGAAGATGTGACAGAAATGAAAGTCCTACGGCTTTTTCTCAAAGATGGATCTAACGCATGTCGAACAAGCAAGCCACTCACCATGTTTTGTTCTTCAAAAGGAATTATTATACGGAATGAGTTGGATACATCGTTTATAAACATTCAACCAAGCCAGGTGGAAATAGTATACATAAGTGAGCATCGGGCGGATTTTCGGATATGCGTGATCTTGAAATTGAAGGAGATAATGAAAGGCAAGCTGAGAACATCGGAGGTCACTTTTAAAACCGTCAGAATTCATCTGGATCCTTGCAGCCGAAATAAATACGATGACCTTGTTCATCGTCTTGAAGAATATGGTGCAGAGGTGAAGGTCAGCTCCTTTTCAGACAATGCTGGCCTTTCAGCAACGAGCACAAAGACATTTTATGGGTCGGAGAGAAAGACAAGGTTAAAAGTGAAAGATCCGAATTTTGTAGGCATACTCGGGTCAGATTCGTACATGCAGCTCAGAAGTAGATCGCATAGAAATATCGACTATCACAAGGCGCACAAGATGGAGATAAGGCTTgatttggatgatgatcaGCATCCAGAAGATCTTAATGGCAAGCAAACGAACGTTCTATCACCAGATGTGGCAGAAATTGTTACGGAGGCTATCCCATATCGGGATCAGATTGTCTTTCGACCCCCTTTACACTACAAGATTGCACCCAAGAAGACTATGATAATCACAAATAATGACTTCACATGTCTCTACAACAGTAACTGGATTAACGACTCCATTGTTGACTTCTTCCTCAACTTCAACTACAGAAAAGCTAAAGAGGCAGGCCATTTGGGCGACAACCAAGTGGAGATATTTaactctttcttcttttcccaGTTGGCTAATCCTTCTTCTGTGGTTGAGAATTGTTATAACAACGTGAAAAGTTGGTTCAAAACAACAGACGATCTTTTTGATCACGAATACGTCATTATTCCGATTATGTCTGAGCTTCATTGGTATTCCGTTATCATATATAATCTTCCCGGAGTTAAGAAGCAAAGCATGGCAAAGAGGAGAGATCATGCAATtgttgagaagaagatgtcGCGGCTcaagaaagatgatgcaTCTGATGACTCTAAATCTTCTGTAAAGAATGAATCGCCGGTGAAAAAAGACGATTTGTTGGGTAGTACTTCGCAGCAAAAGGAGCCTGAATCATCaccttcaaaaagaaaggagTTGAATATACCGAAGGAGAAGGGACTCTTacgaaaaagaaagaagtattTCGAAAGTGGGcacatttatattttggattCTCTTCGAAAGATGCATGTAAGCGTTGCCCCACTCCTCAAGAACTTTCTTATTGGATACGCCAAGGACAAGTACAATCTTGACTTGGATACCAGTGACTTTGTTAGGCATAATGCACCAATACCACGTCAAAAGAACTTTAACGACTGTGGTTTGCATGTTATCTACAATCTGAATGTCTTTTTTCAGGATCCAAAAAGTTTTCAGGAAAAGGTGTTGTCGAAGACAGCCCGGGTTTCAAACGATATTTTCAGACCTGAGGAGAGGAAAAGGATGAGGCCAACTTTAAGGAAAGTGTTAATTAAGCTTTTAAAGAAGCAAGTAGAGACTTCTGGTGGAGATAGCAGTAAAATAGGAACTGAAACTAATGATACAGTtgccaaagaaaaaattataaatggCCAAAAAGCAGATGCAGATGGTGATAAAGCTTCCTCCGGCAATGATGTGAAATCCgataatgaagatgacgaTCTCATCATAATTGAGCCTAAGCCCATAAAAGACGCCGAAGATGATCCTGCAGGGAGATTGAGCTTCCCTGTAACCTTGAAATATCATTCTGTAGAACCCTCTTCAGACGAATCGAAGAAGCTTGAGAATACCTCACTGAATAATTTTTCTATTACTGCATCCAAAGTTGGTTCTCTGAATATCAAGGATGCAGATGCTGAAATATCTCACAGGATGAACCCGGAAAAGACAcaaaatgaagataaagacAGTGAgattcaaaaaaaggatCGCATAACCGATATAAGCACTGGGGACAAGTTGGTGGAAAGTGGAATTCTCAAGATGGAAAATTGGGAAAAAACAACTTTAGGAACTGAGTTAGCCCGTAACAATGAAGATAACAAGATACTATTAGAGAATAAAGTTGGCAACATAGATAGCACAATTGAGCATCACACATTCAAAGATGGAGACATTTCCGGTGGGAAATCATCCATGAAGAGTAAGagagataaaaaagagcTTGAGATGGTGCCTGATGAACTTCtcaaggaagaaaatttgCTTGAGATCggaaaggagaaaaaagcGATAGTTCGTTCcagaaatatgatgataCATAAGATTAGTCATCAgcgagaagaaagaaataggATTAAGTACGAgtctgaagaaaaaagcatgattAAGCATGATTCAGATGATTTAatcaagaaagaaagtgCACCTGTTTTGATCAATCTTGAACAGGAGCATGAAAATGTGATGAATAATGTTTATGGTGTGAAAATtcagaaggagaaggattTAGATGAAAAGTTGTTAAGGAAAAGAGGGCCGAGAAGATTGGGAAATGGTGGAAATGGTGGAAAAAATGGCCAGCTTATGGCAGTTGATAAAAGTAGGCGTGCATCAAATGGTACGTCAACTGTAGATACTACTAAAGCTATAGAGACAACAGGTAAAGCGGATCGGAAAGAAATGtataaaaatatggataCAGAATTGGAAGATGATTTAAAGTCTGCAAAAGACAACATTTCAATGAGAGTTGGAGGAAGACAGGAGGTGCAAATATGGAAGGAGGTCAACATCATATCTGACAAGTCGGTAAAAGACTCTGAGACGGAAACTCAAGAAAGTGAGCAGTCTGCATCTCAGTTTGAACCAAGTAGGGAAGCATCAAGTAGCAGTGGCTTAGAGCATGATTTAGATGTGTCGAGACCTACGGAAGTAAAACTGCAGATCGAGGACAGAACCGCAAAGAAggatgataaaaaagatgaagaggtTCATGACAGAAGTGGTACTAGTACTGGAAATATTGGGAATAGTACGGAAATTAATACTGGAACTAATACGATCAACATTGGCATTAATATTGGCACTGATACAGGCGCCAATACAGTGATTAACATTAGCACTAATGCTGGTACTAATGCTGGCACTACTGGTTCTAACACTAGTACTAATTCTGACAATGATATTGACACAGGAACAGATAACACTGCTTCTGACTCTGAGTATGATGATGGAGATGGAGATCAAGAATGGACGGAAACAAGTTATTCCAGAAGCAAAGCTGGGAAAAGAggcaggaaaagaagcaggaaaagaaaagactACTCTCTGCCGAATGGTATTGAGAGTATTAGTGCAAGACTGGgcaggagaagaaagaatatgGAGAAGTTGAACTTATCAGAGCAGCCAGACGAAAGGGAGGAGTCTGTGTTTTCAGTCACGCCTGTCAAACTTGTTGAAACGAAGCCGCTTGTAGTACCATCGTCGCCTTTGAAGGGAcggcaaagaaaaagatgggTGAAGAGGAATACTAAGGAGAAAGGacaggaaaaagagaaagagaaggcgcaaaagaaagagaaggcgcaaaagaaagagaaagcgCAAAAGAAAGAGCAAAACTATACGGTGGGGTCGATAGCTATAGACAGCAATGATAACATGATCTCGTTCAAGAATCCTCTACAGCGTCCTACTAGTATATCGTTTCTAGGTGCTTCTAAGCGCGGTTCTAGGATAAGGCTGAGAAAAAAGCCcgggaagaaaaagagaggCAGAAGAGGCAAGCGGAATTAA
- a CDS encoding uncharacterized protein (BUSCO:EOG09262ESR), translating into MLRSGVARSTQQALIRGSGLRNARFSSKTIYNNIASINAGARYMQKNWNVRQFQTCSSAGYPQSPMKVFVDTFRKEWKKSTELNDQIKQLKSATDEMGDSEAFKKAREAYLKAQKQSGTIAKTAAKAAEAVGGAAAKAWDSPVGKGVRKTVEATADVADKVIEPVRKTKAYKEAKEAYDEGASYYGLYETKEQRRKRREREKLKEPKTVKANDDAGMSVVAVDAKPKESLKDKFKLAPNSPLKKASSFLKEKWEEADNPLLVLIRNVGHKINKLFAETENAKVVKAFQQMDPNFTVTKFNKKLREYIVPEVLDAYESGDQKTLKKWLSEAPFNIIMTQQKQLHQQGVINDGRILDIRNVSVVAYKILEPNETPVLVTGSRVQEIVSFRNAKTGAVVAGSDEDIVVSSYAMVLTRIPEEMDDPVTDGWRVLEFVKGGSRTFT; encoded by the coding sequence ATGTTGAGAAGTGGCGTGGCAAGAAGCACACAGCAGGCCCTTATTAGAGGCTCTGGGCTGAGAAATGCTCGTTTCAGTTCAAAAACTATATATAACAATATTGCCTCAATCAACGCAGGGGCACGGTACATGCAGAAAAACTGGAATGTAAGACAATTTCAAACATGCAGCAGTGCAGGGTACCCACAGTCGCCAATGAAGGTGTTTGTGGATACATTCAGAAAGGAGTGGAAAAAGAGTACAGAGCTTAATGATCAGATCAAACAGCTTAAGAGTGCTACTGACGAGATGGGAGACAGTGAGGCATTTAAAAAAGCCAGGGAGGCATATTTGAAGGCACAGAAGCAGTCTGGAACTATTGCAAAGACCGCTGCCAAGGCTGCAGAGGCAGTTGGTGGTGCAGCAGCAAAAGCATGGGATTCACCAGTTGGAAAAGGTGTCCGTAAGACTGTAGAAGCAACTGCAGATGTTGCAGACAAGGTGATCGAGCCTGTGAGGAAGACAAAGGCATATAAGGAGGCAAAAGAGGCGTACGATGAAGGAGCGTCGTATTATGGACTGTATGAGACGAAAGAacagaggagaaaaagacgAGAGAgggaaaaattgaaagagcCAAAGACTGTGAAGGCCAACGATGATGCTGGCATGTCAGTTGTGGCTGTGGATGCAAAACCAAAGGAGAGCTTGAAGGATAAGTTCAAACTGGCGCCAAATTCGCCTTTGAAGAAGGCTAGTTCATTTCTTAAGGAGAAATGGGAGGAGGCAGACAACCCACTTCTTGTTTTGATCAGGAACGTTGGCCACAAGATCAACAAGCTTTTCGCAGAGACCGAGAATGCGAAAGTGGTCAAGGCTTTCCAGCAGATGGATCCAAACTTCACAGTGACGAAATTTAACAAGAAGTTGCGTGAATACATCGTCCCGGAGGTTTTAGATGCTTACGAGTCTGGAGACCAGAAGACACTAAAGAAATGGCTTTCGGAGGCACCTTTCAACATAATAATGACGCAGCAGAAGCAGCTTCACCAACAGGGTGTTATAAATGACGGCAGAATCCTCGACATCAGAAATGTTAGTGTTGTGGCATACAAAATACTCGAGCCAAATGAAACTCCCGTGCTAGTTACAGGATCAAGAGTGCAGGAAATCGTTTCATTCAGAAATGCAAAGACTGGTGCCGTGGTTGCAGGATCTGATGAGGATATAGTTGTGTCATCATATGCAATGGTTCTTACTAGAATACCTGAAGAAATGGATGATCCAGTTACTGATGGATGGAGGGTGCTAGAGTTTGTCAAGGGTGGCTCTAGAACGTTTACCTGA